The SAR202 cluster bacterium region ACCATCGGGCGCAGATGAGGGTACTGGAGGACCATCCCCTTCATGTTGCCGGTGCCAAGCTCGTCCAGGTTCACCATCAGGCGCGGCAAGGTCTCGCCTTTCGCAGGAGCGATGCCACCGCGCTCGCCCCCCCCCGAAGTGCCGGCGCACGTAGGCGCGGGAGCCTTGAAGGGTCTGCTCCTCACCGCTGAAGGTGCAAAAGCGTATAGTGCAGCCGGGGGCAACGCCCGTGGCCCTCTGTAAGGCCGCCAGGAGGCGCGCCGTTTCCATCACAACCACCGTGCCGGACGCGTTGTCGTTGCCGCCAGGAGCGCCCCAGACCGTGTCGTGGTGCGCGCCGAGGATGATCGTCTGATCGGGCCACAGGCCCCCGCGAAGCTCCGCCACGGTGTTTGACGCTCGGGTTTCAAAGTATCGGCTCGCGACCTGGACATGGAGGCGCTTGCCCTCCGACGCCATCAGTCGCAGCAGCGCGCCATCTTCGCGGGTGGTCAGCACGGTCGGAACAGGCATGGCCTGGACGTGCTCATAGCGCCAGTCGTTGGCCGGCTGGAACTCCAGCTTGCGCCCGGCCCTGGACTCGACCAGCACAACTATTGCGACCCCCGTGTCCGCCAGCGCGTTCAGCCTGGTGTGGACCGGCAGCGGCGTAGTGAACGGCTCGAAGCCGATGTTCATGACTGCTGCCGCACCTCGAATGCGGTCACGGACACTTTCCACCTCGTGAGGCATGCCGAAGCCGACATCTACCAGGCGTCCTGTGACATCGGTGGGTGGGCAGAAGAGAATGGGGATGAGGTCCACCCGGCGGCTATCTTCCACGACCTCGCCCGAGGCGGCGCTGAAGTCCCAGGACTTGAGGTCGAACTCCTCCAAATGCGCGTCAACAAGTCCGGCGCGCTCCATCTCGGCGCGGATATACGAGGCGGCGCGCCGGTCGCCTTCGCTCCCACCCCATCTGGGGCCGATGCGTGTGCAAAGCTCTGTGAGGTACCGCTGGACCTTCGATCCAACCCAGGACTCGCCGACGAGCCAGCGGTCGATTTTATGCCAGTCCAGGTCCACAGCGGCCTCCATTACCCATATGAGAGCCTGTCTCTCTACTCCCGTAGTGGCGCACTGCGTGCGCTCTTCGGGGGTTGCCTAAGGGCCGGTTATCTTCAAGAGCCCCGATGCATCGGGGCCACTACGGGAGGTTTGCCACAGGTCAACTTCAATTGACCAACTCACACAGGCTCTGAGGTGTAGCGCAATGATATCGCGCCAAGCGTGGCGTCTCAAGCGCGCACCGTGATATAAAGTCCCAACACCAGATACAGAGGCTGAGATGGTAAGTGAGCAGGACAGAAAGGCCGGCGAGACAGGAGCGTGGTTCCTGTACTCCGAGCAGAGTGAGCCCTTTGGGCAAGTGTACCGCTCCGGCGCTGACAGCATGCCACGGATAGGCGAGCGGCTCACGGGTGGCGCGAAGTGGGACGAGGTGGAGGTGGTGGCGTTCCGCGAGCTGGCGTCCACCTGTGCGGTGCGACGCTTCCAGGTAATCGTGCGAGTGATAAGGCCCAAGAGCTAATCGTCAAGAATGCGGAGTGCGCGATCCAATGAAGCTGTCGATTTCAGTCAGGGTTGCCGAAAAGTTCAGCAACAAGCGTGAGGCCTCGATGGGTCTGGACGGGCTCGTTAGGCTCGCCGCAGCCAGCGGGTACCATGCCGTCTGCATGCGCGCCTCGCAGGTGGGGTTGCACACCCCTCCGGAGGTCGTGGAGGAAAAGCGAGAGATGCTTGATGCCATGGGGCTGAAGGTATCGATGGTCACCGGCGACTTCGCCATACCGGAGAACAACGACGAGTGCCCCAACGCCCTGCGCAATATCACGCCGTACCTCGACCTGGCGGAGGCGCTCGGCGCGACTCTGCTGAGGGTCGGCATAAAGAAGGCGGAAGACATCCCCTGGACGCAGCGGGCGGCGGACGAGGCGGCGGAGCGCGGGATGGCGCTGGCGCAGCAGAGCCATAACCGCAGCCCGTTCGAGACGGTTGAGGAGTCGGTCAGGTACCTGAAGTCGATCAACCGGCGCAACTTCGGGATCACCTACGAGCCGGCGAACCTGGAGCTCTGCGGCGCAGACTACGGCCCTTCAACGATCAGGGCGTTCGCGCCTTACCTGCTGAACGTCTACCTGCAGAACCAGAGGCTGCGGCCGGACGGCCCGAACGTCATCGAGACCTGGTCGCGGGGGCCGGTGCGTTTCGAGCAGATTCCCATGTGGGACACGCGCGGAATAGACTTCCCGGCAGTCTTGCGCGCGCTGGAGCAGGTGGGCTACGAAGGCTACGTCACGGTGCACCAGGCCTCCACGGGCACAATCACGCCCGAGGAGGCGATCACAAAGAGCGCAGCGTACCTGAGGAGCCTCGGCCGGTTCGACCCGGCGTAGAGCGAATTTCTCGCCGCTCTACCCGATCCAGTCCGGGTACTTCGTCTTCACCACGTTCACGCAGGCCTGGTAGACCTCTTCAGTGACCGCCTCGTATGGCGATAGCAAGCGCATTGACATCTCCGCACCGGCGGCGCGGGCGACGATCTTGTCGTACGCCCCGTCGATCAGGTTTCCCATCTGAGCGGCCGGCTCGAACATCTCTATCGCGATTCGCAGGTACTTCGCCTGCATCGGGATGAGCTTGTCGAAGTCCCTGCGGACTCCGTAGCTGAAGAACTCCTTCGTCTTTTTCGTGAAGTAGGCCCCAAAGGAGCTCAGAAGCGACGCCTCACCAAAGGTGCAAGCGACGGGGAACTGGGTCTCGGAATAGAAGTGCTGAAGCTCCGTGTTGGCGGCGAGCTCCACGGTCTGGTAGATGTCCAGGAGTGTGTTCTTCGTGGCCACTAAGTTGGGGACGGCGTCCTGCAGCCGCAGGTAGTCCTTCGCGTACAGGAGGCGCTTGGGGCGCACCAGGTTGTAGTGGAGGAAGTTGGCGTTAGGGAAGGCGCCGCATACGTCCTTGAAGAAGGTCATGTACTCGTTGTCGCTGACCATGCCCCACGGCGGCAGCGCCACCTGGAACATTCTGAAGCCGGCGTCGTAGCCGATTCCTACGCGCTCAATTACCTGGGCGGTGGACATGCCGATGCAGCCAACCATGGGGTTTACGCCCGGCTTGCCCGTCTCCTCGCGGAATATCTTGACGATCTGCGTGAACTGCGGAATGGTGACAGCGTAGCCTTCACCGGCGGTCCCGAAGATATAAAGGTCGTTAAACTTCTTGATCGTGTCCCTGACCTGCTCCCGGAACGCGCCCTCCATAAGCTCGTACTTCTCATTCCAGGGGATCTCGCAGCTCACAAGGACTGCCTGGTGGTAACGCTTTGGCATTGGACTACTCCCTACTGACGGGCTATCGGGCGGTTGAATGGAGGGACCTCCATCATTTCCGCGCCGAATACTATCTGACCGTCGTATTGCTTGGCAATCTCGCCGATAGCGCGCTCCATAAGTCCGGGCGACGCAATGCGGCGGTTGTGGACGATCACAAGCTGTTTTGCGCCGGACTCACGGCCAATGCGGGAGGCGCCGTCCGTGCCCATCATGTAGATGAGATCGGGCGTGCCTGGATAGTCCTCATCTATGCAGGTGGTGTTGCAAAAGACCACGTCCGCCCCTCTGGCCAGGTTGATAACGCTGTCGCAAATGGCTGTGTCGCCCGTGAAAACGTAGCTGCCCTCATCTGTGTTCACACGGTACGCCAGGGAGTCCAGATATGGCTGGACATGCACCGCCGGAGCGGCGATGACCTCCCACGACTTGCCTTTCGCGACGGCACCGGGGCCCACGTCTTTCGCATTTACAGCCGGCGGACGGCGGGGCAGGACGCCCCCGCGGAAGGTGTACGCCCCCAGGCTTAACGGGTGGTTGACCCTCGCGATCCAGTCGTGGGCGAAAGCGCCGGTATGCTCGTCCAGTATGCGCTTTGTAAGCCGCTCGGTGAGCCTCGGGCCGAAGGCGTTCAGATCTTTGATTTTGCCCGCGCCGGAATCCCATCGCGTAAGCACCAGGCACGGATAGTCCACGTCGTGGTCGAAGTGGTGGTGCGTGAAGAAGAGGTGGTCGATCTGCATGGCGGTCATGCCCATCTTGAAGAGCTTGTAGGTAGTGCCGGGCCCGCAGTCGAACATCAGGTGCTCGTCTCCCACCTTGAGCACGTACGAGGACCCGAAGCGGTCGTTCGCGGGCTGGGGAGCGCCGCTGCCGAGGATAAACAAACGGTTCATCGCGCCTCCGATGGTAATGGCATCAGGCACACAATCATACGCAAGCGAACGCCGCGGCGCCAGCGCGCTCAGTCTCCGTTGGGCTCTTTTCCGGGCATGGACCCGGACTGCGGCGGCCCGTCTCCCGGCTGGCCGGCGGGCGCGCCGCGCGGGAGCATGCGGCCGATACTCGCCATAGCCCGGTAGACGCGCTCGGACTCGCGGGTCATCACCGGGCCGAGGATGCTCAGGGCGAGCACGTAGAGCGCCGTGAAGGGCTGGATTATAGGCATGAGACCCCCGCTGCGCGCCAGGCTGGCCATCACGATCGAGAACTCGCCCCTGCTGATGATAGCGAGCCCGATGTTGACGCCGCCCTACGTAGGCAGTCCAGCCAGCCTGCCCGCGATCAGACCCGCGACGAAGTTGCCCAGGATGGTTAGCACGACAGCAAACGCGGCGAAGGCCGCAGCGCCGGAGAGACTCAGCGGGTCGATGCTGAGGCCGAAGGAAAAGAAGAACATCGCCCCGAAGAGGTCCCGGAATGGCACCACGATGCGCTCGATGCGATGGCGGTGTGTGGTCTCCGCAAGCACGAGCCCGAAGAGCAGGGCGCCCACCGCCTCTGCGACGCCGATCGATTCGGAGAAGCCTGCGACGAGCAGCAACACGGCGAAAACAGTGAGTATGAATCCGTCGTCCCTGAGCCGGTCCATCGCCGCGCTCATCCACCGGGCCATGTACCGGGCAAGGGCGAACAGGAGTACGAGGAACAACGCGACAATGGTCACGGACACGGCGGTGCCGATAAACGACGTCCGTCCGCTCAGGACAAGACCCGAGACCATCGCCATGTACGCCGCGAGGAACACGTCCTCCACCATGATGATGCCAACGATCAGACCGGTCTCCGGCCGGGTCGAGCGCTTCAGGTCCAGGATCACCTTCGCAACGATGGCGCTTGAGGAGATAGTTGTTATGCCCGCGACAACGAGCACCTCCCGCACGGGTAGACCGATGACGATGGCGAAAGCCAGGCTGACCGTGAAATTGATCCCCAAGTAAATGGCGCCGGCGAGCGCGATGGACCGGCCAGCGCGGATGAGGCGGCCCATCGAGAACTCCAGGCCCAGGTAGAAGAGAAGGAACAGCACCCCCAGGCGGCCCATGAAGTCGATCAGCGGCTTGCTCTCCACGAACCTCAGGTCAAACATGCCAACGTGTGGCGCATGCGGGCCCACTGCAAGGCCTCCGAGGATAAGGAATGGCACGACGGAGACGCGCAGCCGGCCCGCGACGGCCGCGACGACGGCCATAAGGAGCAGCGCGACGCCTATTTCGAATATGATGTGCTCCACTCTACCCCTGTCCTCCAGAAACCCGCTTCCCTACCTCTCCATTGTTGGGCATAGCTGGGGCGAATGGGCGCTCTGCTAGAATCGAGCTATGACGTATGTAGCGGACCTCCATATGCACTCACCGTTTGCCAGGGAGTGCAGCAAGCTCCTGACCTTCGAGAACCTGGCCGCCACGGCGCGCAAGAAAGGCATCCACCTCCTTGCGAGCGGCGACTTCACGCACCCGAAACAGCTGGAGGCAACGAAGCGGATGCTCAGGGAGGCGGGCGGCGGCCTTTTCGAGTACGGGGACGTGAAGTTCATCCTTGGGACCGAGGTGAACAGCATCGCCGAGGAGGGTGGGCGGCGCCGCAGGGTGCACCTGCTGCTGTTCGCGCCCACGATACACGCCGTGGAGAGGGTCAACCGGGAGCTGGCGAAGGCGGGTAACCTGTTGGAGGACGGCAGGCCGACGGTCCGCGTCAGCCCCCGGGAAATAGTCACGCTTCTGAAAGAGGTGGACGAGCGCTGCTTTCTAATCCCGGCGCACCTGTGGACGCCTTGGTACGGCATCTACGGCTCCAGGTCCGGCTTCGATTCTCTTGAGGAGTGCTTCGGCGACAGCATGCGGCACATCCACGGCATCGAGATCGGGCTGTCCAGCGATCCGGCAATGAACTGGAGGACGCCGTCCCTGGACAATGTGTCCATCCTGTCATTCTCGGATGCTCACTCGCTCCCGAATATGGGGAGAGAGGTAACCGTGTTCAACGGAAAGCCGAGCTACGACGGCCTCGTCAAGGCGCTGAGGCAGCAGGACATCGCCTACACGGTGGAGTTTTTCCCTGAGGAAGGGAAGTACCACTATTCCGGCCACCGCCAGTGCGGCGTCAGCCTTGCGCCGGAACAGGTGCGGGAGCAGGGGGTGCGCTGCCCGGTCTGCAAGCGCAAGATGACGATCGGCGTTATGCAGCGGGTGGAGGACCTGGCGGGTCGTGGGGCAGCCCTTACCCGGGAGCCGGACGGGACGCTGCGCGGACCCACGAACAGGCCGCCCTTTAGGCACATGGTCTCGCTGCGGCAAATAGTCGGGGAGTCGCTGGGAACCGGGCCGACGGGCAAAAGGGCCACGGCGCTCCATGAACGGATACTTGGGGAGTTGGGGCCGGAGATACAGCTACTGACGGAAACGGACCCGAAGGACCTCGGGCCAGTGGCCGGTGAACGCGTTACGGAGGGAATCATGCGCGTGCGCAGAGGCGAGGTCTCCATCATGCCGGGCTTCGACGGCGAATACGGCAAGGTGAGTGTGTGGCCGGCGGCGGAACCGGCTATGCGTCCGCGATGAATCTTTGCTAAGATACCACCCATCGCGACGGGCGGTATGAGGCCATCCAAGGAGACCGACATTGGTCCAGACTGTGACGCTAAAGCCGGTTACCAGAGAAGACGTTGTAAGGCTGCGCGCGTGGCTCCAGGACGACGAGGTGGCGGAGAGCTGGTTCGGACGCTATTCCTACGGCAACCCCGCGCACCTTGGATACAATCCCGAGAAGGTCGTGTCTGCATCCGACGAGGAATGGGAGAGGACGTTCAACGACTCCGCCCACAGGATGTATTCCATCTACTCCGAGAAAGGCGAGCATGTGGGCGAGGTCCACGTGGCCATAGAGAATAGCCTTGGGGACGGGCAGATATCCATCCTCATCGGCCGCAAGGACATGTGGCACCACGGTTACGGCTCGGCGGGGATGAGGGCTGTCCTGAACGTGGCCTTCAAGGAATGGGGACTCTACCGCGTGTGGGTGGATGTGCCCGAGTACAACAAGGCTGCCCTCACAATGTGCGAGCACCTGGGTTTCATGCACGAAGGGACGCTGAGAAAGAGCCGCCCACACGAGGGCGCTCGTTTCGACTCGGTTGTTATGGGCATGCTCGCAGCGGAGTACTTGTCCCGGACGCCGGGGGCGCAGCAGGGCAAGAACAAGTAGCTAGGGCGATTGCCTCCTGGCAAGGGCGGTCAGCTGGCGCGTAATCTCCTCGCGGCGGCGGGCGTAGTCCGCCTCTGCAATGTCGCCCCTCTCGAAGCTCTCCTCCAGGCGCGCCAGTCGCTCAACTAGCACCGATTGCTCAACCGCACCGCTCCTGGCGCGCGCTTCCACCGGCACGGCGGACGGCGTGGCCTTCGAACGCCGACTCCGCATGACGACGATCACGATAAGGCCGGCGAGGAAGATGCCCATGGCCACCGGGACGACGAGCTCCATGCGGAGGCTCCGAAACGCTTCCACGAGCCGCTCTCTGGACGAGGCCACAGGCAGATTCGTGAATTCAACCGACACTGTCTCTCCACGCGTAAATCCCTGCGCCTGGAGGAGATCGTACGTCCTTCCGCCGATCTCTACCTGCGACTGGGGGCCGAGGGCCGGGCTGGCAAGGTCCGCGATCTCCTGCGGCAGCAGCACGCGCATGTCGCCGGCGCCGTACCATAGCGTTTTGGTTAGCGATGCGGTATCGCCCTCGTAAGGGAAGGTGTAGGCAAACATCACCTCGTATTCGCCGGGGGGTATGTTGGCGTCGATGGCGAAGCCCCTGTCCACTGTGAACAGCTGTGCGCCTGCGATACTGGTATCGACCTGAAGGTCCTGAGCCCCTTCCGGCAGGCCGAAGCGCAGTAGGCTCATGGGGCCTTCCTGCCCGGGAATGAACGTCCGGTCAGAGCTGTTGCTGATCTTGTAAATTTCGAGCGCCCAGATTAGCCGGTCTATCTTGTCCGCCTGGCTGACGAGCATGGAGACGCTTGGGACCGAAAGGACGGAGTCCTGGGTGATCGCGTCGTAGACCGTCAGTGTTACTGGCTCCGGAGAGCCGGCAGTCAGGTCCAGGTCCACGCCGTACAGGGCGTCCTGGTAAACCGTCGAGACGCCGTAGGCGACGTCCGGGTCGAACTTGATGCTTTCGAAACGAAAGCGCCCATCTGCGTCCGCCTTTGTCTCCAGGTGATCGTGGCGCGCCGCGCCCTCCTCGTGAAAGACGATTGTATGGCCCTCCACGCTCCCACCATCCGCCGTGCCGTTGACGATGCGGCCGTCTACTACGCGCAGGGCCGCCTCCTGAGCGGAGGCGGAGCGGCTGAAGAGCGGCGAGGCGAGGAGGAAGACAGCGATTGCCAGTATGAATAACCCTACTAGTGGGGAAGCCCCACCCTCACCCTTTGGCCAGAGCGCCAAAGGCCTCTCCCTCAGTTTATTCACCGGCGGCCTCCGATGGGCGCGGCTGAGGCGCGCCGTGGAAGCGCTCGCGAACACTACGCACCTCGCGCTCAACGCGGGCAAGAAGCTCGGTCTCCTGCTGCTCCTCAAGCTCCATCGCCTTGAGGACGAGCGCCGCCTCTGTGAGGTACTGTTCGCGCAACGCGCGATAGTCCTGCTCCGGCAGGCTGCCGATTGAGTATTCGAGCTCCGCGCTCTTGAGGCCGGATATCGCAGCGTCCCACCGGCGGTCCAGCTCCGAGAAGGTGGAGCTCTCGTCTTCAGGCGCCTGTGCTGAGGCAGGCCGCAGGTATGGGTAGAGGATTGCGATGACCGGAACCAGGGCGAGAATGAGCGCAAGGACGATCAACATTTGTCCCCCTTACGCCTGCGCTGGCCGCGAGCCGCGCGGGACCCGGATGGCGGCATAGGCCGGCTGCCGTCGCGGCGAGAGCGCCAGGAGGGTGCCGAAGACAAAGAGCGGCCCTGCTGCCCACATCCACCATACGAGCGGGCTCACAAGAACGCGGATCACCGCGCTGCCGTCGTCGCCGAACTCGGAGGGCACGATATACAGGTCCTCTACCAGCGTGCTGCGAATTGCGGCGCGAGTGGCGGAGACGTTGAAGTTGCTGTAGAAGGACCGCGTCGTTTCCATTGCGCCCAGCGACTCGTCCCCGCGGCGGACAGTGAAGTGCGCCGTGACCTCTTCGCGGTCTGAGAAACGCTGAGAGGTCGTGTTCGTGTACTGGAGGGTGTAGTCCGCTAGCGACGCGGTCTCCCCGGGCTTGAGGTTGAAGTCGCGCTGCACCTCGTAGAAAGACGAGCCGATCGCGCCGATGGCCAGCATGGTTATCGCCAGGTGGACGATGTAGCCGCCGTAACGCGGTCGGTTGGCCATGAGCAGCCGGCCGAACGCGACGGGATAGCTCTCACCCTTGCTATGGCGGGAGCGGGTCCCACGGACCCATTCGTGCACGATGCCGATTATGGCAATAGCGCAGACGGCGACGGCCACCACGGCGACCGGCTGCCGAACGCCGGCGGCGGCCAC contains the following coding sequences:
- a CDS encoding M28 family peptidase; translated protein: MEAAVDLDWHKIDRWLVGESWVGSKVQRYLTELCTRIGPRWGGSEGDRRAASYIRAEMERAGLVDAHLEEFDLKSWDFSAASGEVVEDSRRVDLIPILFCPPTDVTGRLVDVGFGMPHEVESVRDRIRGAAAVMNIGFEPFTTPLPVHTRLNALADTGVAIVVLVESRAGRKLEFQPANDWRYEHVQAMPVPTVLTTREDGALLRLMASEGKRLHVQVASRYFETRASNTVAELRGGLWPDQTIILGAHHDTVWGAPGGNDNASGTVVVMETARLLAALQRATGVAPGCTIRFCTFSGEEQTLQGSRAYVRRHFGGGRARWHRSCERRDLAAPDGEPGRAWHRQHEGDGPPVPSSAPDGADCPGPAWRRPQVPRPGPDGPEHRQLLVLRARHPGEHPVAMALRRPPPGRRVPRREQRHRGQGPPQGAA
- a CDS encoding sugar phosphate isomerase/epimerase, with protein sequence MKLSISVRVAEKFSNKREASMGLDGLVRLAAASGYHAVCMRASQVGLHTPPEVVEEKREMLDAMGLKVSMVTGDFAIPENNDECPNALRNITPYLDLAEALGATLLRVGIKKAEDIPWTQRAADEAAERGMALAQQSHNRSPFETVEESVRYLKSINRRNFGITYEPANLELCGADYGPSTIRAFAPYLLNVYLQNQRLRPDGPNVIETWSRGPVRFEQIPMWDTRGIDFPAVLRALEQVGYEGYVTVHQASTGTITPEEAITKSAAYLRSLGRFDPA
- a CDS encoding MBL fold metallo-hydrolase, encoding MNRLFILGSGAPQPANDRFGSSYVLKVGDEHLMFDCGPGTTYKLFKMGMTAMQIDHLFFTHHHFDHDVDYPCLVLTRWDSGAGKIKDLNAFGPRLTERLTKRILDEHTGAFAHDWIARVNHPLSLGAYTFRGGVLPRRPPAVNAKDVGPGAVAKGKSWEVIAAPAVHVQPYLDSLAYRVNTDEGSYVFTGDTAICDSVINLARGADVVFCNTTCIDEDYPGTPDLIYMMGTDGASRIGRESGAKQLVIVHNRRIASPGLMERAIGEIAKQYDGQIVFGAEMMEVPPFNRPIARQ
- a CDS encoding DNA helicase UvrD, whose product is MTYVADLHMHSPFARECSKLLTFENLAATARKKGIHLLASGDFTHPKQLEATKRMLREAGGGLFEYGDVKFILGTEVNSIAEEGGRRRRVHLLLFAPTIHAVERVNRELAKAGNLLEDGRPTVRVSPREIVTLLKEVDERCFLIPAHLWTPWYGIYGSRSGFDSLEECFGDSMRHIHGIEIGLSSDPAMNWRTPSLDNVSILSFSDAHSLPNMGREVTVFNGKPSYDGLVKALRQQDIAYTVEFFPEEGKYHYSGHRQCGVSLAPEQVREQGVRCPVCKRKMTIGVMQRVEDLAGRGAALTREPDGTLRGPTNRPPFRHMVSLRQIVGESLGTGPTGKRATALHERILGELGPEIQLLTETDPKDLGPVAGERVTEGIMRVRRGEVSIMPGFDGEYGKVSVWPAAEPAMRPR
- a CDS encoding GNAT family N-acetyltransferase, which produces MVQTVTLKPVTREDVVRLRAWLQDDEVAESWFGRYSYGNPAHLGYNPEKVVSASDEEWERTFNDSAHRMYSIYSEKGEHVGEVHVAIENSLGDGQISILIGRKDMWHHGYGSAGMRAVLNVAFKEWGLYRVWVDVPEYNKAALTMCEHLGFMHEGTLRKSRPHEGARFDSVVMGMLAAEYLSRTPGAQQGKNK